Part of the Woronichinia naegeliana WA131 genome, AAGATTTTACTGAATTCTCTTCGGCGATTAAGAGATGTATTAAGGATGCTAATGTAAAATATAAAAAGGAACTTGATGCCTTGCTAACTTTACGATTTCAACGCTTTAATAAATCCTAGATTATGAACGCTTGAAGTATAGCACCATTGGTTAATACTGTTTGGGAACATATAAAAAGTTATATTTTTTTCTTTTTAGGTAAAATTAGCGGGATATAGAGTTTAACAAGGTTGGTAGCTGTATCAGAATCGTCAAATGGAGAAAATCCCCAAGAAAGATCGTCATAATCAGGAGCATAATTCTTTTTTTCTTCCTCATCATGTAAACGTTCAATCTCATCACGCAGCCAATCTTTCAACTCATAATAGCAATTTTCACTAGTTTTCCATTGACCTTGATCGAATTCGAGAAAAGCGACATTAGGGTGACTTAGCTGATAAAAAAGCTCATCAAAAGCTGAACTATTCAAAGTTTTTTGCAATACTTGATAATCAATGTGATTGGGATGTTGTAGCGAAATAGCTTGGTTGAATTTTAGTAAAAAATCGGAGCCTTTACCTTGCAACCTAAGACTTAATTGCTTGTGATGAGTGTAAATAAGTTTATTTTTTACCGGTGCCTCAACTGCACCTAATATATAAGCAAAACCTATCCTAATATCGTTAATAATATTTGAAATCGCCTCTCCGAAAACGACAAAAAATGATTTTTTCTCTTGTTTAACAGTTATAACCGTCCCTAGCAGTACGGCTAGTCCATCAACACTAAGAGCCAAAAATAACGGCCCAATCGCGCTAGTTTCCCAACGTCTAACCTTGTTATAAGGAGTCAGCAAATCTATGTCTTTTTCAGTATCAATATAATTTTCCCTTTTAATTTCAAAATTATTTTTAAATTCAGGAGGAACAAGGGCAAGAGCCTCTCCGTCCCTTCTCAGTATTTCTTTGGGAGTCAAACTAGAATCTTCCAGATCATAATTGAGCTTTTCCTCAACTACATTTGTTTTAGTCTTAAACTCCTCATACTTCCCCTTTGCTTCTCGTGCCTTAGCCTGCAAACGAAGATACTCAGGCCCCTTTCCAAACAGACCTGTGGTACATCCCTGTTGTTCACAACCTGCTGCTTCGGTCGCCTTATTCGCAGAAGCTTCGAGTTCAATCAGTTGTTGCTGCATCGGTGAATAGACTTGAGACACTAATTGATTGTGGGCTTGGATTGCCTGATCTTTTGCTAACTCTTTATTAAGATTTTGAGTCAAGCTGCCATAATAGGTGACAAAGCTAGTATAGATACTAAAAAAACTCAAAATCAATACTGTGAGCCATTTAATGCGGGGAGCGTGTCGGAGCATCAACTCGGCCAGGGAAAGAAACAAAATCCCCTGAACAGACAAACCCAATATCCAGGCCCATCCCCAACTTGGCAGTATTTGAGCAGCTCCCGTCACCGTTGTATAACCACTAACTAAATTCAAAAAGGCTAAAATTACCATCAATAGCCAATCACGGTCGTCTTTTGGCCGTTTGTTTGCGACTCGGTTGGGACGTGTATAAGTCATCGTTTAATGAAAATTAACTGAGGTCAAATAGATGCCTGGTTTTATGTTATACTAACACATCTTAAAGTACACTAAAAAAAGTTGGTTTTAATTTTAAATCATCTAAAATCGAAATTACGACAAAAAGAACAGATGTCTGAATGGTCTCCTCTTATCTATGGCCGAACCTATGAAGTAGATTTCCGCTTCCTAGCTGTTCCCGAAGATTTTTGCGTTTCTCAACAAAATTGGTCGTTGCGTTACATTCATGCAATGTTACAGAGACCTGTGTACTTGAGACAAGTTTCACGTTTAGCCATCTTTGCAGACCAAAGCTATTGTGTCTTTGGTATAGCTTGTGAAGTTAGCAGGCTGGCTAGTGAAAATGAAAAATTCTGGGATAAGTTTATGAGAGATAAAGCGGGAAGACCGTTATATTTATTTGCTGGTTTTGTCACAAGATTTGATAAGAAAATGGGAATAAGAGACATTCCTAAATATGAAACGGTTAAAAACGATTTGTTTTTTAGTAAAGTGTTTTGTGAATATTTTAAAGAACTTTCTAAATTTGAAACTGAAGAAGTGAGGAAATTTGAGTATAAGAAACAAAATTTTGATGATAGCTCTGCAATCAATTTTAACTATAGAATAACTTATAAAATACATAAGGCTAGATATAGAGAATACGATTTTATGCTAACAAGGTATGATCTCAATAAATCTGAAAAACTCCAAAATATCTTACGTTTTGGGATTTTTGCTAACTCCGAAACTGATCGTAACGGTTTTTGGGAAAATGCCTGTATAGGCATGGGGCAAACTAAGCCCTTTCCACTTTCCTTATGTCTTGGCTTGCACTTAGAAAAAGACGTTTTAGAAACTCCATTTTTAAATGCTACAGTGGATAAATTAACAGATGAAAATGAGAAATCAGGTGAATCAGAAGAAAATGAGAAATTAGAGTTAGGTAAAGTAGAATCAATTGATTCCCAAGTTTTTGAATCTAAAAATGGCAAAGTAAATATTGACCGATTTATAAAAAAAGAAGTTAATGATTTAGCAATAATTACTTCTATTGTTTTGGGTATTATAATAGTTGTAAGGGTTTCACCGAAAGTTTTAGTTATTGGCATTATTGTTTCCCTAGTATCATTGTTTTTTCTTAAAATAATTAAAATAATAATAAATAAACTTCATATTTAATAGATTTATTTATTGGTAAAATCTTGTATATTAGACATCTCCAAAAACTGGAAAGCCTAGTCTAGCAAGCAGTGTAGCTAAATCTAGACTCAGTAGACTTCTTGGTACATAGACGAGTTTACAGGGCTTTCAGACCTCCAAATTCAATTCTGGCAAAAAACAATGACTCATCTTTACCTCAATTACCTGCCCTGATTCGCTACATTTTATAATGCTTAATATCAGCGCATTTATCCTTAGTCTCACCAATCCACATACTGTTGAGATTAATGACTTATATCTTCCCTTTCTTAGTCTAAATTTTTCTTGCATCACTTTGAATACTTTGAGCAATCGAATCATATGTTCAACCACTACTCGTCGAGACGATAACCAACTATTTCTTTCTTTTTCTTCTTTGCTTAATTCTCGCCCCTTTGGTTTCTTTTTTGGTGTTGTTAATTGGAATTCTCCCTCGTAGGCTTTATCACCTAGAAAGCCTTGTTCTTGATGGAATTTAGCCAATCTTTGACGTAATATTTGTACATCGCTCTTTGAACCTATTTCTCCTATCACAACATCCACAATCTCCTTGATTTTTGGGCAAATGATTATTTGGCTTTTTGAGGTATGCCTTTTTTGTTTACCTGAGTAGTATGGTTTTTGTGCCTCCTGCCCTAAAGGTCTTTCTACTGGTTGTTCTGTCGCATCCACTATTAGTTCATGTTGGATTAGCTCCTCTTTAACTTTTTCTATTTCTTCTGGCAACTTTTTTAGTTGTTCAAATAGACTTGCTGGTAAATTTTCTCCGAATAGTGACTGCCAATAATTGAATATATTATGGGCAGACGATTCACTTATTTCAAACATTATTCCTAGTAGCTGAAAGGTCGGATAATGCCTTAAGTAAACTAGCATTAAAACTATTTGCTCCTCCTCTGATAATTTCGGTTTATTTCCACCACCTGCTTTAATCAGTGTGGTTTTGCTTTCTTCAAATTCTTTTTTAAGTAATTTGCCATAGGTTATAAGCTCTAATAATTTTGGGTACTCTATTCCTAACAACCTCTTTGTTTCTTGAGGCTGTTTTTGAATATAAGCCCACATATAGATGTATTCAGGCATAGTTACTCCTGTCTAAATTTCTATGATTATAGCATATTTGTCGATTTTATAGTATTATGGAGATGTCTATTGATAATTATTCAATATAATATATCTAAGAATTGGCTATTTTAGATTTTTTAATCAATAATAAAGATGCTTAAAGAAAACCCAAAATCAATTAAAATCACCATGCTAGGAGATCAAGCTTCTGGGAAAACCTGCTATATTCTAGGGATATATGCCAATATCGCATTGGGAAATCACGGCTTAACGGTACATTGTATTGACGATGAAGAAAATCATGAGCTTTCTAAATTATGTCAAAATTTAGTCGAAAGGAATGACAATGTGCGCTTTCCGCCTGCCACTTCCACAACGAAGATTTATCGCTTTAGATGTAAAAACGAACTAACTAGAATAGTAGCTGATTTTGAGTGGATAGATTATAGAGGAAGTGCTTTGTCAGATGAGCCTTCTAAGGAAGATGTAAAAGAATTAAATCATTATCTACAAAGTTCCCAATGTTTATTTTTGTGTATTTCGGGAGAATTATTAGCAAAAAAAGTAGCACAAAATGATTTTGTTGAGTTAAGTTTCAAGACGAAAGCTCATCAAATGCAGCGCATTCTAGGTCAAATTAGAACAATTCACCAGCCGAATACTTCGCTCTATCCAATTATTATAACTATTTCAAAATATGATTATTGCTATAAGAATAAAGAAGAAAGATCATCAGAGAATATAGTTAAAGATATTACAACAATTTTTCACCCCCTTTTTGTTCAAGGTTCACCTTGGATAGTTTTAATTTGTCCTATTACACTTGGGGCTGAATTGGCAGAAAACCCAAGCGGAGGAAAGATTTATCCTGTAAATTGTGATATTCCAATATTTTTTGCTTTGTATTGTAATTTACTAACTAAGACAGCTGTAGAGGCAAAACAAATTAAAAGTCTCTGGCTAAAATTAAAATCAATGGAACGAATGCCTTGGTATAGAATTCCTCTATTTAGTTATCACAAAAAATTAAATTTACTTAAGCAAGATTTATACAAAATAAAAAGAAGCTATGATCTTAATTTTAAACACTTAAACGCTTTAGCTTCTTGTTTACAGGAGGTTCAGCAAACGGCCCCTATTTATAAAGAAGGCAAGGTTGCCCAACTTCAACTATCCGATAGTCCACTTGAGAACCATCCTATACACGACTGGTTTTCTGAAAATCATAATTCATTTATTTAATTTTTTTCATTGCAATTACCTTCTTTATCTGTTACCATCTTATAACTTCCATACGTCTCTCCCTTGAGGATTAGACGGTGGTTTATTTAGCTTTTTTTGTGATTCAGTTAAATCTTTGTTTTTTTGTTCTTGGTCACTTAACTCTATTTTAATCTTAACTAACTGTTTTTTCAAATCACAATTCTGCTGTTTAATCTCATCGATCTCTTTTTTCAAATCACAATTCTGCTGTTTAATCTCATCAATCTCTTTTTGAAACTCTTGTCTTGTTTTTGAATTTTTATCTTCTAGTTGCTCAAAAAGCCAGATTTTTAGACTTGTGTTGCGGTCAATTAATAAAAAATGTTGATAATTATCTGTGATAATGACAGAAACCTTCTTTGTAATTGCATAAGCGACTTGAAGTACTAAATAATAATGTCTATCCATAGAATAGTTGTCTATTAACTTTTTAACTCCTTCTACATGGGCAGGCAACTGTTGTACTCTTTCCTCCTCTGTAAAAATGTCACTTGATATGATATTAATATCACTTTTGTACAAAAAAGGAATAATTTGTTCTGAGGCCATTTCTTCGCTAAAAGCATTTTTTATAGATTCGTGTGACATAAACATTTTAGCGTCAGGACAAGCCGATATAATGACGGCTATTCTGCGCTCAACCTCCTTAAAGTTCTCTTCAGTTCCTATTGCTTGTACAACTAGATTGACATCTATTAGAACAGATAAGACCATATTGTAATTACCCTTGTAAACTTAACATGAACACTTTCTGCTCTTGGGAAATCATAAAGAACAATATCATTAATGATGAAGATGGAGACGATCTTATCGTACAGATGGATGTGAAGATTCTCTTGAATGATTTGGCTGCGATACTGTGCTGTGACCGAGTAGAGAGGAGATAGAACACCTTAAGACTCTCGATAACATAAAGAATTTATTTAGCATCTCTAAATTGTTTCCACTTTCCCAATCCTCAATAATATTGGGATTAGCACCAATTGCAGCAGATAATTGCTCTGTTTCATAATAACCTTGTGTTTTAATAGTTTGAATTAAGTTTTTAAGATGCACTTTAAGTTTAGAAAGATCCACAACTAAATTTTCATTAACTAAATTTTCATTTTCTAATCCAATATTTTTTGGATAAAGTTTCAAAAGAGATAAATAGAATTTTAATGACTCAAGTTCATACCCCTTTTCCCACTTTTCAATATCTCGTCGATTTACTCCCACTGAGGCAGCAACGGCTTCTCGACTATATGTTAATTTTTTTCTAAGTGCCTCAATATTGACTATATTAACTGTAATAGGTAAATTTCTTCTATTCTCACAAATCCTCACTTCTTCCTGAATTTGTTCAAGTATTTTATCTTTATTTTCTAGGTATTCGATCGCTTCAAATAAAACCAAAGAATATTCCAAAGCTTTTTTAGCATCGTTAAAAGCATCTAAATCAAATAATTTTTCCGCCAATTGTTCCCAGTAACGCGCCGCTAACTCCTTATTGTCAATCGCAATATACAAAACTTCACAGTCCTTTTGTAAGGCGATCGCTCTTTCATAATTGCCAAATTCAAGGGCAGTAGCAACTTCTTCTTGTTTATTTAAAGCCTCAGCAAAATGTTTCATATAGTTGGCATAATCTTTATCCCCTGTAAGCTCCAACTCCGCACTTGCTAAAACCGTTTGATTTTCCCAAACCTGTAAAACATAAACGCCCTCTGATAAATTCTCAGGAATCTCCAATTTTGTTATAAAACAAGGAGAGATTGTCGCTAAATTCAGAGAAACTTCTGTAGATTTAGAAGCCAAAAGCTGACCTTGCTCCGAATTAAGTTTTATTTCTAAATTCGCCTGATTGGGAGCATTCTCTTTTACATAAAGACGAATTGTTAACCCCTCCCCTGGCAAAACCACAGGCGGCCAATAGTTCAAGACCACTCCTCGTATTTTCTTTTCTCTCATGCTTTCGGGTAAAACACTAATTGCCTGGGTCATAGCAGTTCTTTCCTAAATTCGGCCTTGATCATATCATACACCTTTTGATTTTGACATAATCCCATGTGATCCGTCGGCCCCTCTTTAATCAAATATAAACTATCATCATTGCTGTCGGCGATCGCACTAGCACAAGTTACTGTATCATCGCCAAAAACAGACAACTTAGGCTTGTCTTCACTTAGATCATAATTTGTGAGAGAATCAACCTTATACAGCAAAGGAGTCGAATGTTGATCTGAGAAAAAACATCGATTTTTTAGCCTATTTAATGAACTAATACTTTGATCAAAATTGGCCAATTTCTGATGAACCTTAATCGCCGCGTCCACATATTTACGTTGATCTTCATGCCAAATATTCGGATCGAGACTGGCATAAAAATTACCGTGTTCATCATAAAGAGAATTAATCTCTTGAGACGGCAATAATTGATACAAAGAATAACAGGATTGTAAAGCCTTACTGAGATCGGCTCTGTGCTGAGGATTTTGTATAAATTGCCATCCTTGATCAAAAACTGGGTGCAAAATAGGATAACGTTTAAGTGCGTAATAAGCTTTCGCAGAACCTCGTACAGGGGTTGCTATTTGGAATAGCAGTTTTGTTTTTTCAGCCAGATCACGATTGTTAGGATTAGCCAACATTAAACGACTGACAATACCACCCATGCTGTGAGCAATTAGACAGTAAAGATAATTACCTTTCGGGTCTTTTTCTTGAATAAACTCTGCTAGTTTATTAGCTGTTATTTGATTGTCTGCCAACCAATTATAAGCAAAAGGGAAAAAATCATCTTCTGCTCTTAAACCGATATTGTTCCTACAAAATTGCATCAAAGCACCATATACTTCAACATTTTTGACGGGGAATTTAATTTTGTTAATAGGTCTTTGAGGTAATCTGATATTAGTAAAAGCAGAAATCACTTCTCCCGCCTGAATATCATTACGATCAATCGGATTAAGTTTATTTGGGCAGTTATGAAACAAGCTAATATTGACTCCAAAATTTTTACCCCATATTTCTTCCTGGTTTATCCTTCCAAAAGTATTCTTCTGCAACAACAGACTTGATCCCATAACCCCAGGAACAAAAAAGACAAGAATGGGCGGCTTTTCTACACTCATATTGGACTAGCAAACTCCTCTTTTAGTTTGTCAATAAACACCACTGTAATGATAAAGCAAAAAGGCTTTTTCTTTAGTTAACAATATTCAACTCTAACTGTGTGATTCAATCGAGGATAATACTTTTAGGAAGACATTAAACTTAAAACCCTCTTTGCGTAGTCTTTTGAGAAATTTACTCAATGTAAAAATACTGCCCTAATCCCAAGGAGTGTCAATAGGTGCGATTTTTGCGTAAACGAGGATTGAGTAACTCGCTGACCCCTTCCCCAATAAAAGATAGGCCAACAACCATTGTGGTGAGGGCCAATCCAGGGAAAAAAGTTGTCCACCAAATGCCCGTGGAAAGATCGCCTAAAGCTTCTTTGAGATCGTGACCCCATTCCGGCCATTCTTCCGGTAAACCTAAGCCCAAAAAACCCAAGCCGCCCAAAATCAATATGGCATCTGCTGCGTTGAGGGTAAATAGAACGGGCACACTTTGAATGACATTACCAAACAAATAACGGGACAATACCCTTGTGGGAGTTGCACCCATAGCTCTGGCAGCCTCGATAAAGAGTTCGGTTTTGACGCTGGTGGTATGGTTTCTGACTAAGCGATAGTACTGGGGAATATAGGCAATGCTCACGGCGATCGCCACATTGAGAATACCGCGTCCTAAAATAAAAGCTAGGGTAATAGATAACAACAGGCCAGGCAGGGTGTAGATCGTATCCATCAAAAAGAGTAAAAACTTATCAACTTTCCCCCCTAAATAACCACTGATTAAACCCAAGGGAACCCCAATAAACACGGATAAACTGGTGGCTAAAAGGACGACCTGTAAGGCAGCTTGACTCCCAAATAAGGTACGGGAGAAAACATCGTAACCCCGCACATTCGTCCCAAACCAATGGGAAAAACTAGGAGCCTCTAAAGGTAGGCTATTTAATAAATCGGTGGGATCGGGCAATAAACCGATCGCCTGTAATAGGGGAGATAAAAGAGCGATCGCCAAAAAACTACCGGTAATGATCAGCCCAAGCTGCATTAATCGTCGAGACAAACTGGGGCGGGTGGCCTTCATTAAGGGAATTTTTAGCGTTGTCATCATCTCAACGGGTTTAGAGCTAGGGTTAATTTTGAGCGTTTAAGCAATGATATCTATTCCACCACAATATGCCATTCGTGTAATTCGTACTCTACACAAGCATTCTCCACCAGAGGATCTTTGGCCACGATCGCCTGGGCTTGACTGAGAGAATCGGCCCAAAACAGGAGCATTCCGCCGCCAAAATCTCCCCAATACCCTGTTTTTGCCTGATGTCCTTGGTCAATGAGCATCTGAACGTAGGCCCGATGAGCCGGTACAAATTGATCAAAAACACTTTTTTCAACAATACCCCGTTCAATTTTGACAAACCAAGACATGGCGATCGCCTGCAATCTTTATCATTAGAATTAATCAGCAATAGTTTACACTGATTTTTCTTCAATTTTTCTTCAACAAACGGCATCCGATGGACAGCACAGGGCAGATCACTGGAAAAATCACCGCAGAACAGATCAAAGCGAAGGCAAAGGAAATAGGGTTTCATCTCGTCGGTATCGCGCCGGTAGAAGCTGAAAATGCTGATCATGCTCAAGCTTATTTAAAAAACTGGTTAGATCAAGGTTATCAAGCCCAGATGCAGTGGATGGCGAATCCAAAACGTTTTGATATTCGTGCCTGTCTGCCCGATGTCCAATCGGTCATTGCTGTTGCCCTCAACTATTACACCCCCCATCAACGCCCCGATGGTCTGGAATATGCCAAAATTTCCCGCTATGGTTGGGGACGGGATTATCACAAGGTTATGGAACGTCGTTTAAAGGCTCTTAGTCTGTGGTTAACGAGTCAGCATCCCGATATTAAAACTCGCCACTACGTCGATACTGGCCCCATTCAAGACAAGGTGTGGGCCCAACGGGCTGGCTTAGGTTGGATCGGCAAAAATGGCAATTTAATTACTCGTGACTATGGCAGTTGGGTGTTTCTGGGGGAAATTCTAACCAATTTACCCCTAGACGGCGATCGCCCCCATAGCGAACATTGTGGAACCTGCCGCCGATGCTTAGAAGCCTGTCCAACCAAGGCCATTCCCCATCCCTTTGTGGTGGATGCTAATCGTTGTATTGCCTATCATACCATTGAAAATCGAGCCGAAGATCTACCACCAGAGATTAAACCCCATTTAAACGGTTGGGTTGCGGGCTGTGATATTTGTCAAGAGGTTTGTCCCTGGAATCAACGCTTTGCCCAGGAGACTAATATTCCAGACTTTCATCCCTATGCGGGTAATGTGGCCCCAAAACTAGCAGAATTAGCCGAGATTACCGAGGAAAAATGGCAAGAACAATTTCCGTCCTCAGCATTACGAAGAATAAAGCCCGCTATGTTACGACGCAACGCTCGTGCTAATCTAGAATCATAAAAGTATTTTCGTAAAGTTCTATATATAAATTCCAAGCACATAAGACATTAGTTTCTAGCACTAGAGTCTGTCACGTCTGCATCGTTCAATTTTTAGTATGAGCTGTCCCTAGATTTTAAATAAACGCTAAACCGAATGGTTATTAAAGCAGTCCTCTTTGATTTTGATGGCACGATCGCCGATACCCATGACGCTTTCTTGGAAATTGTCAATGATTTAGCTGATGAATTTGGCTATCCTCAAGTTGATCAGGTTCAGCTAGAAAGACTGAAAAATTTAAGTTCTATAGATATCATTCGATATTCAGAAATTCCCTCTTTAAAGATTCCCTTTATTATTAAACGGGTTAAAAAAGAACTGAGTAAAAAAATTTCTACTCTCAAGCCCTACTATGCCATTGATAAGGCCCTATTAGCTCTCCATGAAAATGATTACTTAATTGGTATTGTCACCTCTAACTTAAAAGAAAATGTGATCACTTTTCTCAAGAATAATGATTTAGATACGCTTTTTAGTTTTATTCATTCCGGCACGACCCTATTTGGCAAAAACAAAATGATCAATGCAGTACTTAAGGAGCATAAACTGCGTTGCGATGAAGTTATTTATGTTGGAGATGAAACCAGAGATATCCATGCAGCCCAAAAAAGTAATATTTTGATGATTTCTGTAGGCTGGGGATTTAATTCACCGACCATATTGGCAAAGCATAAACCCGATTTTTTGGTCTATCATCCGATAGAACTGGTCAAGATTATAGAGGAATTAAGCTAATTTTTTCATAAAATGCGATCATTTTTGAGTGGTGCGATCGCCGTTCTGATTCCATTTTTATAAAATGCGATCGCCGTTTGAAAAAGTATGATTTTAAATAGAAGCAGTGCTAATATTAGTAAATAAATCGTTGGGAACTTTAATGGGCGATCGCACTGATAGTTTAGTAAAGTAAACTAAGGTTAGAAGTATCAGGATAAAGCAATATTAATTGTGTAGCCGTCTGAGAGCGAATCATTTCCTCCAGCGTGAAATGTTCACTTAAATAAGTTGTCATTTTTCTCGTCCTTTTTTATCAGTATTATCCTTTTGTCAATCAGGATAATTCCCAATAATTAGAAAAACAATAGGGAAAACGATGGAAATCTTGATGCAATCAATTAAACCGAATGCGTATTCAAGAGGAAAAAATCTGTTTATGTCAGGCGATCGCTCTCAAAAAGCGGAAAAAGTCTGATTGTTCTCCAAAACACTTCATTGATTTGTTAGGATTGGTGAATCTTTATACTATCCCTAGTCAGCCAACCTCACCTCTATTCATGCTTCAAACCAAGTTCTATTATGAATATCAAGTCGGAGGAAGTCTTGAAAATGATGCACCTAGTTATGTAACGCGATCAGCCGATGCAACCTTTTATCGCGCTCTAAAGGCGGGTCAGTTATGTTATGTACTTAATTCCCGTCAGATGGGCAAATCTAGCTTACGGGTGCGAATTATGGAAAAACTACAGGCTGAAGGGACGGTTTGTGCCTTTATTGACTTAACAGGTATCGGCAAACAGGATTTAACAGCAGAAAAATGGTACGCAGGAATTGTCCAATCGCTAGTGAGTAGTTGTCAACTGGCTCCGAAAATTCAATGGCGAACCTGGTGGCGGGAACGACAAGATTTATTATCTCCTGTGCAACGTTTAAGTCTTTTTCTTGAAGAAATTTTATTGGTTGAAATTGAGCAAAATATTGTCATTTTTATTGATGAAGTTGATCGTGTGTTGAGTCAAAACTTTTCTCTAGATGACTTTTTTGGTTTAATTCGCCATTGTGTAGAGCAACGTCATCAAAATGCTAAGTATCGGCGACTAACCTTTGCGCTGTTGGGAGTTGCAACCCCCCATACTTTAATTCAAGATCATAGCCAAACACCTTTTAATATTGGTAAAGCGATCACCTTGGAGGGGTTTACTTTGACAGAAGCAAAGCCACTCATGGAGGGATTAAAGGGAAAAGTGAAGCATCCTGAAGTCATTATTCAAGAAATATTAAACTGGACAGGGGGACAACCATTTCTGACTCAAAAACTTTGTAAACTAGTTATTCAAGAGATTGAGCATAAAAATTTTTTTGAGCAAATTTCCCCTAATTCTCCATTAAAAGGGAGAGAAATTATTGAGCAGATTGTCAAACTTCATCTCGTAGAAAATTGGGAGGCTAATGATGAGCCTGAACATTTACGCACGATTCGCGATCGCCTCTTAAAAAATGGGCAACGAACAGTTCGTTTATTAGGATTATATCAACAAATTTTAGAACAAGGAGAAATTATTAGCGATTATAGTGCTGATCAAAGGGAATTACAACTTTCTGGTTTAGTCGTAGCGCAACAGGGAAAACTTAGAGTTTATAATCGTATTTATGAACAAGTATTTAATCAAAATTGGCTGAACAAGCAGTTAAATGAATTACGTCCCTATGCAACGGCAATCAATAGGTGGTTAGCTTCTAATTGTCAAGATGAAACGACTCTTTTAAGGGGAAAAGCTTTACAAGAAGCTCTGACCTGGTCTTTAGGTAAGAATTTAAGTGATTTGGATTATCAATATTTAGTTGCAAGTCAAGATTTAGCTAAAAAAGTAGCAGAATCAGCCTTAGATGTACTGGAAGAAGCAAGTCATCTTTTGGCATCTGCTAGACAAACAGCCAAACAGGAAATTCTTAAACAGTGCATTAGTTGGCATTGGATTCCCAAAGTCATATTAGTAGTAACGACACCCATTTTGCTCTTGCGTTTTAGTGGACTATTACAGAATTTAGAATGGAATTTACTAGATCAATTTTTTCGTTTACGGTCATTAGAATCACCCGATAAGCGCATTACATTAGTGATGATTGATGAGTCAGATCTGAAGAAAATTGGTCAATGGCCGATTCCTGATCAACTCTTAGCTCAAGCGATTACCCATATTAAAAAACAGCAACCGAAGGTAATTGGTTTAGATATTTATCGCAATCTTCCCGTTGAACCAGGACATCATAATTTAGAAAATTTATTTCGATCTACTCCCAACTTATTTGGTATTGAAAAGTTGGTAGAGCCTAAAGTTTCACCCTCCATCATTCTTCAAAAACGCGATCAAATTGGTTTTAGCGATCAAGTTTTAGATAGTGATGGTCGAATCCGCCGTGCCCTATTATCAATAGGTTTATCTAATCAAAAAATAAGTTATAGTTTTGCAG contains:
- a CDS encoding DUF4407 domain-containing protein codes for the protein MTYTRPNRVANKRPKDDRDWLLMVILAFLNLVSGYTTVTGAAQILPSWGWAWILGLSVQGILFLSLAELMLRHAPRIKWLTVLILSFFSIYTSFVTYYGSLTQNLNKELAKDQAIQAHNQLVSQVYSPMQQQLIELEASANKATEAAGCEQQGCTTGLFGKGPEYLRLQAKAREAKGKYEEFKTKTNVVEEKLNYDLEDSSLTPKEILRRDGEALALVPPEFKNNFEIKRENYIDTEKDIDLLTPYNKVRRWETSAIGPLFLALSVDGLAVLLGTVITVKQEKKSFFVVFGEAISNIINDIRIGFAYILGAVEAPVKNKLIYTHHKQLSLRLQGKGSDFLLKFNQAISLQHPNHIDYQVLQKTLNSSAFDELFYQLSHPNVAFLEFDQGQWKTSENCYYELKDWLRDEIERLHDEEEKKNYAPDYDDLSWGFSPFDDSDTATNLVKLYIPLILPKKKKI
- a CDS encoding transposase produces the protein MWAYIQKQPQETKRLLGIEYPKLLELITYGKLLKKEFEESKTTLIKAGGGNKPKLSEEEQIVLMLVYLRHYPTFQLLGIMFEISESSAHNIFNYWQSLFGENLPASLFEQLKKLPEEIEKVKEELIQHELIVDATEQPVERPLGQEAQKPYYSGKQKRHTSKSQIIICPKIKEIVDVVIGEIGSKSDVQILRQRLAKFHQEQGFLGDKAYEGEFQLTTPKKKPKGRELSKEEKERNSWLSSRRVVVEHMIRLLKVFKVMQEKFRLRKGRYKSLISTVCGLVRLRINALILSIIKCSESGQVIEVKMSHCFLPELNLEV
- a CDS encoding ABC transporter permease, translating into MMTTLKIPLMKATRPSLSRRLMQLGLIITGSFLAIALLSPLLQAIGLLPDPTDLLNSLPLEAPSFSHWFGTNVRGYDVFSRTLFGSQAALQVVLLATSLSVFIGVPLGLISGYLGGKVDKFLLFLMDTIYTLPGLLLSITLAFILGRGILNVAIAVSIAYIPQYYRLVRNHTTSVKTELFIEAARAMGATPTRVLSRYLFGNVIQSVPVLFTLNAADAILILGGLGFLGLGLPEEWPEWGHDLKEALGDLSTGIWWTTFFPGLALTTMVVGLSFIGEGVSELLNPRLRKNRTY
- a CDS encoding YciI family protein: MSWFVKIERGIVEKSVFDQFVPAHRAYVQMLIDQGHQAKTGYWGDFGGGMLLFWADSLSQAQAIVAKDPLVENACVEYELHEWHIVVE
- the queG gene encoding tRNA epoxyqueuosine(34) reductase QueG; its protein translation is MDSTGQITGKITAEQIKAKAKEIGFHLVGIAPVEAENADHAQAYLKNWLDQGYQAQMQWMANPKRFDIRACLPDVQSVIAVALNYYTPHQRPDGLEYAKISRYGWGRDYHKVMERRLKALSLWLTSQHPDIKTRHYVDTGPIQDKVWAQRAGLGWIGKNGNLITRDYGSWVFLGEILTNLPLDGDRPHSEHCGTCRRCLEACPTKAIPHPFVVDANRCIAYHTIENRAEDLPPEIKPHLNGWVAGCDICQEVCPWNQRFAQETNIPDFHPYAGNVAPKLAELAEITEEKWQEQFPSSALRRIKPAMLRRNARANLES
- a CDS encoding HAD hydrolase-like protein produces the protein MVIKAVLFDFDGTIADTHDAFLEIVNDLADEFGYPQVDQVQLERLKNLSSIDIIRYSEIPSLKIPFIIKRVKKELSKKISTLKPYYAIDKALLALHENDYLIGIVTSNLKENVITFLKNNDLDTLFSFIHSGTTLFGKNKMINAVLKEHKLRCDEVIYVGDETRDIHAAQKSNILMISVGWGFNSPTILAKHKPDFLVYHPIELVKIIEELS